The window ACTGTCCGCCATGTTTGCCACCGTTGCCCTGATTCCGTCTTTGTGCATCATGATGGTGTCTTTGCAAATGATTACCCACAACATCGATTCGTGGTTTAACGAAAACACTCAAGAAGCATTAGACCGCGGTTTACAGTTAAGTCAATCTGCCCTCAATCAAAGCGTGGCACAAATCGCCAACGAAGCCAACCGCATCCGCACCGACATCACCACCCTATATCAACAACAGCAAGACATCGCCCCTGCCCTGCTGACCGCCCACGCCAAACAGTTTGACCAACTGGTCGTATGGAATTTAAGCAGCCGCCGCATCGTCAAACAACGCAATCCCCACCAACTGCACACCCCCGAATTGGACCAAACCACCATTGCTTATCTCTTAAAAGACGGCGTGGTGCGCCGTCCCGAACACCTGAACAACCATCTGTACGCCCGTGGCTGGCTGCTGCTGCCCCATTACAACGGCGAAGCCCACGCCCTGTTTTTCCGCCAAGCCGTTCCCGCAGACATCGCCCGCAACACCCAACTGATTGAAGACGCCCGCAGCCAATATAAAGAAGTGGTACACGCACAAAAAGGACTGCGAACCTTTTTTGTGATTACGCTGGTGATTGCCGCGCTGATGTCCATTTTGCTGGCACTGGCAGGCTCACTCTATTTTGCCCAACGCTTTGTCGAACCCATTTTGCAACTGGCAAACGGCGCGCGCCACGTTGCCCAAGGCGAGTTCAACCAACGCCTGACCATTATCCGCAACGATGAATTTGGACGTTTGAGCAATCTGTTTAACCACATGACCGAACAGCTTGCCATCGCCAAACAAGCCGACACCCAGCACCGCAACGAATTAGAAGCCTCGCACCAATTTCTTGAGCGCGTACTCGACAGCTTAAGCGCAGGCGTGATTACCCTTGATGCCGAAGGCAGACTCAACACCTACAACCGCAGCGCCGAAGCCATTGTCGATTTGCCTTTGAGCGATTTGGTCGGTCAGCACCGCCGCGATTGGAAACACCGTTCCGCCCAACACAATGTGTTGGCAGACACACTGCGTACCCTGCTTGCCACCGCCAAAAGCGGCGAAGCTGCCGAAATTTCCTATTCGGGCGCAGACGAAACACGCATTTTATTGGGTAAAGCCATCAGCCTGCCCCCCGAAAACGGCAGCGGCACCGTTCTCGTTTTTGACAATATTACAACACTTGTTTTGGCACAAAAAGAAGCCGCTTGGGGCGAAGTTGCCAAGCGTTTGGCGCACGAAATCCGCAATCCGCTCACCCCGATTCAGCTTTCCGCCGAGCGTTTGGCGCACAAATTGCGCGACAAATTGGATAACAAAGACGAACAAATCTTAACAAAATCAACCGATACCATTATCAAGCAGGTTGCCGCGCTCAAAGAGATGGTAGAAGCCTTCCGCAACTACGCCCGCGCCCCCTCGCTGAAAATGCACACCATCAACCTCAACCAGCTCGTGTCTGAAGTGCTGGTACTCTATGAAAGTAATCCTTGCACCTTTGATGCCGAATTGAGTACCATACCCTTGTTGTTAAAAGCAGACACTACCGCCATGCGTCAGGTTTTGCACAACCTGCTGAAAAACGCCGCCGAAGCTGCCGAAGCCGACCCGCACCCGCAGGTCAGCATCCGCACCTATACCGATGAAACAGGCAACGCCTGCCTGACCATCGCCAACAACGGCAAAAGTTTCAGCAAAGCCATGTTGCAAAACGCCTTCGAGCCTTATACCACCGACAAAGCCTCAGGCACAGGTTTGGGCTTGTCGGTTGTGAAAAAAATCGTGGACGACCACAAAGGCAAAATCAGCCTGTCCAACCAAGACGGCGGCGGCGCGTGCGTATACCTCAAATTCACTACGGAAACCCCCTAATCATGCGAAGTACCGACATTCTTATCGTGGACGATGAAATCGGCATTCGGGAAGTGCTTCAGGAAACGCTGGAAGACGAAGGCTATTCGGTGGCGTTGGCAGAAAACGCCGAACAAGCCCGACAATTACGCAATCAAACCCGTCCTGCCATGGTGCTGTTGGACATCTGGATGCCCGACAGCGACGGCATTACCCTGCTCAAAGAATGGGCAAGCAACGGTCAATTAACCATGCCCGTGGTGATGATGAGCGGGCACGGCAGCATTGATACCGCCGTAGAAGCCACCAAAATCGGCGCATTAGACTTTTTGGAAAAACCCATTCCGCTGCAAAAGCTGTTCAGCGCGGTAGAACGCGCCCTCAAAACAGGCGAAACCCAATCGGCAGCGGGCGCATCGCTGGAACGTTTGGGCAACAGCAACGTCATCAAAGAATTGGGCAAACAGCTGGAACGCGCCTCCGCCCACAACAGCCCCATTCTGCTGTTGGGCGAATCGGGTTCGCCGTTTGAAGCAGTGGCACGTTTTTTCCACAAAAACCACACCCCGTGGATTGAACCCGTCCGCCCCGACCACATCACCGATTCGCCTTTGGAACTGCTGCAAAAATCCGCCAACGGCGTGCTGTATTTGGGCGATATTGCCCAATACAACAAAAGCGTACAGCAAAGCATCGCCTTTTTGCTGACCAAGGCAGAACGTTATCATGCCCGCGTGGTGTGTACTTGCAGCCAGCCCTTATCGGAATTGGTCAGCAGTCCCACGCAGGACAACCGTTTGCTTAACGTTTTGTCTTCGCTGGTGATTAGCCTGCCGCCGCTGCGCCAGCAGTTAGACGACATTCCGTTTTTAGTCAATCAGATTACCAACGAACTGGCGCAGGCGCAAAAATCCGCGCCCGTGCGTTTCAGTGCCGATGCGGTGGGGCGTTTGTGCCAATACGATTGGCCCGGCAATTTGGAACAGCTTAAAAACGTGGTCAAAAACCTTGCTTTAAACAGCGAAGGCAACGAAGTGGGACAACAGGCAGTACACAAAATGCTGGGGCAGTTTATGCAGCAAAACGACGGCGAAATGGTGAACGGCTTTGATTTCAACCTGCCGCTGCGCGAATTGCGTGAAGAATTGGAACGGCGTTATTTTGAATACCATATCCGCCGCGAAAACCAAAACATGAGCCGCGTGGCGCAGAAAGTGGGATTGGAACGCACCCATTTATACCGTAAACTCAAGCAGTTGGGCATTAGCGTAACGCGCCGCAGCGCCGCTGCCCGCCACGGCGAACACAGCGAATAAAAAACAGCCGCAGGATAACGCCCTGCGGCTGTTTGATTAAACCTTAATTTTTAATGATTTAAATTATTTTTTTACGGGAATACGGCAGAAAGTTTGGGTTTTGTTGCCGTAAGGGTCGCTAAACGCAAATACGGCTTCGCCTGCTTTTTGATGCCATTCGGTCGGTTTGCCGTACAAGCCTTGTGCAGCGGTGTACAGTTCGCCGGAAGCGGCGCGGGTTTGCGACAATACGGCGCGGGCTTTATTATCGGTATTCAGGCTCAAAGCAATACGGTCGTTGCCGATGTATTGAATGGTCACACCCATACCGTTGCGGCAGCTGTAATGCTCGTTAGGCATATTTACCGGTGTGGGCTGGAAATTGCCTTGCTGTTTGTTCACATTGTGATGATGGGCTTGGTTCATGCCGTTGTCTTGCTTGGCATTGGATTGGCAGGCAGCCAAAGCACATACGGCAGCGGCAGCAGCGGCAAAAAGTTTGATGTTCATAACAAATCCCTTCAAGTAAAAAGGTTAAACACACATGGCAACTCAAGCCGTTGCCCTGTAAAACGCCATATTAACCACGAAATGCGCCGCTGTAATCTGCTTTAACTTGAATTTACGCGCATTATCAATAAAATCAATTTTTATCAAAAAGATACATCAAAATCTTAAAGCATGTTAAGCGACTGCCTGTCGCACAGCAGGCAGCGAAAGTTTATAATACGGCGTTTTTTCAATTTTTACCCTTTGCCATGATGACCAAGCTTCACATTATCGACCACCCCCTGGTTCACCACAAACTGACCCTGATGCGCGAAGCCGATTGCAGCACGGGAAAATTCCGCATTTTAACCAAAGAATTATCGCGTCTGATGGCATACGAGGCCACACGCGATTTTGAAACCGAAACCCACACCATTAACGGCTGGTGCGGTGAAATTGAAGGCAGGCGCATCAAAGGCAAAACCTTAACTGTAGTGCCGATTTTACGCGCGGGCTTGGGTATGCTGGATGGCGTGCTGGATTTGATTCCCACCGCCAAAATCAGCGTAGTGGGTTTGCAGCGCGATGAAGAAACTCTGCAACCCGTTTCCTATTTTGAAAAGCTGGTGGACAAAATGGACGAACGCCCCGCGCTGATTCTCGACCCAATGCTGGCAACAGGCGGTTCGATGGTGGCAACCATTGATTTGTTGAAAGCCAAAGGCTGTTGCCATATCAAAGCCCTGGTACTGGTGGCTGCGCCCGAAGGCGTAAAAACCGTACACGATGCCCACCCCGATGTACCGATTTACACCGCTGCGCTGGACAGCCATTTAAATGAAAACGGCTATATTATTCCAGGATTGGGCGATGCGGGGGATAAAATCTTTGGTACGAAACACGGCTAAACCGTTTATTTAATTACACAGGAAAAAACATGAGTACT is drawn from Conchiformibius steedae and contains these coding sequences:
- a CDS encoding sensor histidine kinase; amino-acid sequence: MQRFFIFSGIAAFLALYTLTLSTNQNSSLSMSFWALFVFCALLALTMFGIITHYIIRIVREKHRRVFGSQIARKLSAMFATVALIPSLCIMMVSLQMITHNIDSWFNENTQEALDRGLQLSQSALNQSVAQIANEANRIRTDITTLYQQQQDIAPALLTAHAKQFDQLVVWNLSSRRIVKQRNPHQLHTPELDQTTIAYLLKDGVVRRPEHLNNHLYARGWLLLPHYNGEAHALFFRQAVPADIARNTQLIEDARSQYKEVVHAQKGLRTFFVITLVIAALMSILLALAGSLYFAQRFVEPILQLANGARHVAQGEFNQRLTIIRNDEFGRLSNLFNHMTEQLAIAKQADTQHRNELEASHQFLERVLDSLSAGVITLDAEGRLNTYNRSAEAIVDLPLSDLVGQHRRDWKHRSAQHNVLADTLRTLLATAKSGEAAEISYSGADETRILLGKAISLPPENGSGTVLVFDNITTLVLAQKEAAWGEVAKRLAHEIRNPLTPIQLSAERLAHKLRDKLDNKDEQILTKSTDTIIKQVAALKEMVEAFRNYARAPSLKMHTINLNQLVSEVLVLYESNPCTFDAELSTIPLLLKADTTAMRQVLHNLLKNAAEAAEADPHPQVSIRTYTDETGNACLTIANNGKSFSKAMLQNAFEPYTTDKASGTGLGLSVVKKIVDDHKGKISLSNQDGGGACVYLKFTTETP
- a CDS encoding sigma-54-dependent transcriptional regulator, yielding MRSTDILIVDDEIGIREVLQETLEDEGYSVALAENAEQARQLRNQTRPAMVLLDIWMPDSDGITLLKEWASNGQLTMPVVMMSGHGSIDTAVEATKIGALDFLEKPIPLQKLFSAVERALKTGETQSAAGASLERLGNSNVIKELGKQLERASAHNSPILLLGESGSPFEAVARFFHKNHTPWIEPVRPDHITDSPLELLQKSANGVLYLGDIAQYNKSVQQSIAFLLTKAERYHARVVCTCSQPLSELVSSPTQDNRLLNVLSSLVISLPPLRQQLDDIPFLVNQITNELAQAQKSAPVRFSADAVGRLCQYDWPGNLEQLKNVVKNLALNSEGNEVGQQAVHKMLGQFMQQNDGEMVNGFDFNLPLRELREELERRYFEYHIRRENQNMSRVAQKVGLERTHLYRKLKQLGISVTRRSAAARHGEHSE
- a CDS encoding MliC family protein; amino-acid sequence: MNIKLFAAAAAAVCALAACQSNAKQDNGMNQAHHHNVNKQQGNFQPTPVNMPNEHYSCRNGMGVTIQYIGNDRIALSLNTDNKARAVLSQTRAASGELYTAAQGLYGKPTEWHQKAGEAVFAFSDPYGNKTQTFCRIPVKK
- the upp gene encoding uracil phosphoribosyltransferase; this translates as MTKLHIIDHPLVHHKLTLMREADCSTGKFRILTKELSRLMAYEATRDFETETHTINGWCGEIEGRRIKGKTLTVVPILRAGLGMLDGVLDLIPTAKISVVGLQRDEETLQPVSYFEKLVDKMDERPALILDPMLATGGSMVATIDLLKAKGCCHIKALVLVAAPEGVKTVHDAHPDVPIYTAALDSHLNENGYIIPGLGDAGDKIFGTKHG